A genomic segment from Ramlibacter agri encodes:
- a CDS encoding DUF1656 domain-containing protein encodes MIGDADLYGLYVPWLLVLCLLGVAVSWALRRVLASIGFYRWVWHPALFDLALYALVVWALAATTSSLRLA; translated from the coding sequence GTGATCGGCGACGCCGACCTCTATGGCCTCTACGTGCCCTGGCTGCTGGTGCTGTGCCTGCTGGGCGTCGCCGTGTCCTGGGCGCTGCGCCGCGTGCTGGCCTCCATCGGCTTCTACCGCTGGGTGTGGCACCCGGCCTTGTTCGACCTGGCGCTATATGCGCTGGTGGTGTGGGCGCTGGCCGCCACCACTTCATCCCTGAGACTCGCATGA
- a CDS encoding MarR family winged helix-turn-helix transcriptional regulator — MSVANSRAAALMQFTGGLATLQRAYRAAADRAVAHLGISHALAWPLLSIGRLGGGVRPGVVAESLGIEAASVVRSIEQLVQAGLAERQDDPADGRAKTLHLTDAGHEAWEQIEAALDALRAELFAGLPDADIAACLRVFGTLSDRLGSPVPELPAKPKRRKARA, encoded by the coding sequence ATGTCGGTCGCAAACTCCCGCGCCGCCGCCCTCATGCAATTCACCGGCGGCCTCGCCACGCTCCAGCGCGCCTACCGCGCCGCGGCGGATCGCGCAGTGGCGCATCTCGGCATCTCCCATGCGCTGGCCTGGCCGCTGCTTTCCATCGGCCGGCTGGGCGGGGGCGTGCGCCCGGGCGTCGTCGCCGAGTCGCTGGGCATCGAAGCGGCCTCGGTCGTGCGTTCCATCGAGCAGCTGGTGCAGGCCGGGCTGGCCGAGCGCCAGGACGATCCGGCCGATGGCCGCGCCAAGACGCTGCACCTCACCGACGCCGGGCACGAAGCCTGGGAGCAGATCGAAGCGGCGCTCGACGCCTTGCGCGCGGAGCTGTTCGCCGGCCTGCCCGATGCCGACATCGCGGCCTGCCTGCGCGTGTTCGGCACGCTGAGCGACCGGCTCGGCTCGCCCGTGCCCGAATTGCCCGCCAAGCCGAAGCGCCGCAAGGCCCGCGCATGA
- a CDS encoding alkaline phosphatase family protein has protein sequence MKFANKKRWTWREGAFVLLVATGIAAGLAACGGSDGPSVSGQVLGSYIQNAKVCIDLNDNGKCDGGEPSATSDAQGRFTIADSSNGSWKNLVADLGSARENDANGNDMGARFGAGAFFLAPKGATGTISAITTQLAQLVSAGAALADAKNTLAARYGGVAADKLLADFNSDTSLAKVKAASDSYIKSVVSAKSVRHVFVITLENKNYEESFGTTAAASNQDPYLKSLATQGAMLNNYYGTGHVSLDNYVAMMSGQPSTVDTETDCFGIWSDIVDAGNDSANAKVLRAGTDANGHAGGGCVYPARVKTFVNQLDHAKFTWKGYMGDMGNDLNRDGTKACSYPTRTAKLAGKDLTKVVDGTQSAQAASASGDVKADAYATRHNPFVYFHSIIDDTDYCDQHVVNLDDNLQNDLKSVATTPNFVFITPNLCDDGHDGDGTGAAGKGCKTGLPGGLTSIDAFLKKWIPIIQASPAYQQDGLIVINFDESNAAGGTMATSFNADYSQMNLTIPLAGASCCTQQVGPNVKRPEDQILSTLPIAYASSLGIDTTKLPASVKTIQIGMHYDGVGGDRTGAVLLSPFIKAGTSTDTGYNHYSLLKSLENFFGIPEYLGYADDANLAPFGSDIFK, from the coding sequence ATGAAATTCGCGAACAAGAAGAGATGGACCTGGCGCGAGGGCGCTTTCGTGCTGCTGGTCGCCACGGGCATCGCGGCCGGCCTGGCCGCCTGCGGCGGCAGCGACGGCCCCAGCGTCTCCGGCCAGGTGCTGGGCAGCTACATCCAGAACGCCAAGGTCTGCATCGACCTGAACGACAACGGCAAGTGCGACGGCGGCGAGCCCTCGGCGACGAGCGATGCGCAAGGCCGCTTCACCATCGCCGACAGCAGCAACGGCAGCTGGAAGAACCTGGTGGCCGACCTGGGCAGCGCCCGCGAGAACGACGCGAACGGCAACGACATGGGCGCCAGGTTCGGCGCCGGCGCCTTCTTCCTGGCGCCCAAGGGCGCCACCGGCACCATCAGCGCCATCACCACGCAGCTGGCGCAGCTGGTCTCCGCCGGCGCCGCCTTGGCCGACGCCAAGAACACGCTGGCCGCCAGGTACGGCGGCGTGGCCGCCGACAAGCTGCTGGCCGACTTCAACAGCGACACCAGCCTGGCCAAGGTGAAGGCCGCCAGCGACAGCTACATCAAAAGCGTCGTCAGCGCGAAGTCCGTGCGCCACGTGTTCGTGATCACGCTGGAGAACAAGAACTACGAAGAGTCGTTCGGCACGACCGCCGCCGCCAGCAACCAGGATCCGTACCTGAAGTCGCTGGCCACGCAGGGCGCGATGCTGAACAACTACTACGGCACCGGCCACGTCAGCCTGGACAACTACGTCGCGATGATGAGCGGCCAGCCGTCGACGGTGGACACCGAGACCGACTGCTTCGGCATCTGGTCCGACATCGTCGACGCCGGCAACGACAGCGCCAACGCCAAGGTGCTGAGAGCCGGCACCGACGCCAACGGCCACGCCGGCGGCGGCTGCGTGTACCCGGCGCGCGTGAAGACCTTCGTGAACCAGCTGGATCACGCGAAGTTCACGTGGAAGGGCTACATGGGCGACATGGGCAACGACCTGAACCGCGACGGCACCAAGGCCTGCAGCTACCCGACGCGCACCGCCAAGCTCGCCGGCAAGGACCTGACGAAGGTCGTCGACGGCACCCAGTCGGCGCAAGCGGCCTCCGCATCCGGGGACGTCAAGGCCGATGCGTACGCGACGCGGCACAACCCCTTCGTGTACTTCCACTCGATCATCGACGACACGGACTATTGCGACCAGCACGTCGTGAACCTGGACGACAACCTGCAGAACGACCTGAAGTCCGTGGCCACCACGCCGAACTTCGTGTTCATCACGCCCAACCTGTGCGACGACGGCCACGACGGCGACGGCACCGGCGCGGCCGGCAAGGGCTGCAAGACCGGCCTGCCCGGCGGCCTGACCTCGATCGACGCGTTCCTGAAAAAGTGGATTCCGATCATCCAGGCTTCGCCGGCCTACCAGCAGGACGGCCTGATCGTCATCAACTTCGACGAGTCCAACGCGGCCGGCGGCACGATGGCGACCTCGTTCAACGCCGACTACTCGCAGATGAACCTGACGATCCCGCTGGCCGGCGCCTCGTGCTGCACGCAGCAGGTCGGCCCGAACGTCAAGCGGCCCGAGGACCAGATCCTGAGCACGCTGCCGATCGCCTACGCGTCCTCGCTGGGCATCGACACCACCAAGCTGCCGGCGAGCGTGAAGACGATCCAGATCGGCATGCACTACGACGGCGTCGGCGGCGACCGCACGGGCGCGGTGCTGCTGTCGCCTTTCATCAAGGCGGGCACCAGCACCGACACCGGCTACAACCACTACTCGCTGCTCAAGAGCCTGGAGAACTTCTTCGGCATCCCGGAGTACCTGGGCTACGCCGACGACGCGAACCTGGCGCCTTTCGGCTCGGACATCTTCAAGTAG
- a CDS encoding Bug family tripartite tricarboxylate transporter substrate binding protein, which produces MKNSLTRKTLAATGLVVAGLAAAHAAEDPAKFPTKTMTLVVPYAPGGSSDTRARMLAAKMQQTLGQTIIVENKAGGGGNIGTAQIAKAAPDGYTFGIGNFAPLSVNKAMMPKMPFDPDKDLAPIILIERGPLVLVVPEKSQFKSFNEMMSFGKAHPDKISFASAGVGGAYHLAGELLSEATGVPMVHVPYKGGGPATTDLLAGQVTFMFDMAPAVLPHIKEHKMRALAVANEKRLPQLPDVPTLDELGLKNMAMSNWFGLVAPKGTPPAIIAKLNEAANKALKEPELVKAITEPGNIMGGGTPEQFLTFVSGETARWSKVVKDKKITAE; this is translated from the coding sequence TTGAAGAATTCCCTCACCCGCAAGACCCTGGCCGCCACCGGCCTGGTGGTGGCCGGCCTGGCCGCCGCCCACGCCGCCGAAGACCCGGCGAAGTTCCCCACCAAGACGATGACGCTGGTGGTGCCGTACGCGCCGGGCGGCAGCTCGGACACGCGCGCGCGCATGCTCGCTGCCAAGATGCAGCAGACCCTGGGCCAGACCATCATCGTCGAGAACAAGGCCGGCGGCGGCGGCAACATCGGCACGGCGCAGATCGCCAAGGCGGCGCCGGACGGCTACACCTTCGGCATCGGCAACTTCGCCCCGCTGTCGGTGAACAAGGCCATGATGCCCAAGATGCCCTTCGACCCGGACAAGGACCTGGCCCCGATCATCCTGATCGAGCGCGGCCCGCTGGTGCTGGTGGTGCCCGAGAAGTCCCAGTTCAAGTCGTTCAACGAGATGATGTCCTTCGGCAAGGCGCATCCGGACAAGATCAGCTTCGCCTCCGCGGGCGTGGGCGGCGCCTACCACCTGGCCGGCGAACTGCTGTCCGAAGCCACCGGCGTGCCGATGGTGCACGTGCCCTACAAGGGCGGCGGCCCCGCCACCACCGACCTGCTGGCCGGCCAGGTGACCTTCATGTTCGACATGGCCCCCGCCGTGCTGCCCCACATCAAGGAGCACAAGATGCGCGCCCTGGCCGTGGCCAACGAGAAGCGCCTGCCCCAGCTGCCTGATGTGCCGACGCTGGACGAACTGGGCCTGAAGAACATGGCCATGTCCAACTGGTTCGGCCTGGTCGCGCCCAAGGGCACGCCCCCGGCGATCATCGCCAAGCTGAACGAAGCGGCCAACAAGGCGCTGAAAGAGCCCGAGCTGGTCAAGGCCATCACGGAACCCGGCAACATCATGGGCGGCGGCACGCCCGAGCAGTTCCTGACCTTCGTCAGCGGCGAGACGGCGCGCTGGAGCAAGGTTGTGAAGGACAAGAAGATCACGGCAGAGTGA
- a CDS encoding aldo/keto reductase: MDKHQLGRTGPQVSAIGLGCMGMSGMYGPADRAESIATIHAALDAGIDLLDTGDFDGMGHNEMLIGDALVGRPRESYRLSVKFGALRDAGSNWHGYDARPAAVKNFLAYTLQRLRVDYIDIYRPARLDEAVPIEDTIGAIADMVKAGWVRHIGLSEVGAATIRRAAAVHPIADLQIEYSLISRGIEDSGILAACRELGVGITAYGVLARGLIGGHWNAGSKVQGDFRNASPRFQQGNVEANLRLVDALRQVADARGVTVAQIAIAWVLAQGQDIVPLVGARTRTRLQEALGALKVRLTPDDLAAIERAMPKGAAQGGRYAPAQLAHLDSER; the protein is encoded by the coding sequence ATGGACAAGCACCAGCTCGGGCGCACCGGCCCCCAGGTTTCCGCCATCGGCCTCGGCTGCATGGGCATGTCGGGCATGTACGGCCCGGCGGACCGCGCAGAAAGCATCGCCACGATCCATGCCGCGCTCGATGCCGGCATCGACCTGTTGGACACGGGCGACTTCGACGGCATGGGGCATAACGAAATGCTGATCGGCGACGCGCTGGTGGGCCGTCCGCGCGAAAGCTACCGCCTCAGTGTCAAGTTCGGCGCGCTGCGCGATGCGGGCAGCAACTGGCACGGGTACGACGCGCGGCCTGCAGCGGTGAAGAACTTCCTGGCCTACACCCTGCAGCGGCTGCGCGTGGATTACATCGACATCTACCGGCCCGCGCGGCTGGACGAGGCCGTGCCGATCGAGGACACCATCGGCGCGATCGCCGACATGGTGAAGGCGGGCTGGGTGCGCCACATCGGCCTGTCGGAAGTGGGGGCCGCGACGATCCGCCGCGCCGCCGCCGTGCACCCGATCGCGGACCTGCAGATCGAGTACTCGCTCATCTCGCGCGGCATCGAGGACAGCGGCATCCTGGCTGCCTGCCGCGAGCTGGGCGTCGGCATCACCGCCTACGGTGTGCTCGCGCGCGGGCTGATCGGCGGCCACTGGAACGCGGGCAGCAAGGTGCAGGGCGACTTCCGCAACGCCTCGCCGCGCTTCCAGCAGGGCAACGTCGAGGCCAACCTGCGGCTGGTGGATGCGCTGCGGCAGGTTGCCGATGCGCGCGGCGTGACCGTGGCGCAGATCGCGATCGCCTGGGTTCTGGCGCAGGGCCAGGACATCGTGCCCCTGGTCGGTGCCCGCACGCGCACGCGGCTGCAGGAGGCACTGGGCGCTTTGAAAGTGCGCCTGACGCCCGACGACCTGGCCGCCATCGAACGGGCCATGCCCAAGGGCGCCGCGCAGGGCGGACGCTATGCGCCGGCGCAGTTGGCGCACCTGGATAGCGAACGCTGA
- a CDS encoding cytochrome-c peroxidase, translated as MHLHCRKGTARRAALFFLVALFLAGCSRQPTPPSDKEIAALGKLAFFDASLSASGKQSCASCHSPEHAYGPPNALAVQLGGADMKHAGTRAVPSLRYLRRVPVWTHTYASSFKERLEDGDNMPSGGYTWDGRFDRPADQAAAPLLDPNEMANADAAAVTARLSKAAYAGRFRDVFGQDIFSRPADALAALGKALERFQFDDASFQPFDSKFDQVLEGKAQFSVEEARGFALFADPNRGNCAACHLVDKGAAGAHPTLTDYNFQTLGVPRNPEIPANAAPDYYDLGLCGPARTDKADNKWYCGMFRTPTLRNVATRQVFFHNGRFHTLDEALRFYVQRDTDPQKWYPHPGGEQQFDDLPPKYQSNVDRRTAPMTNRKGGKPVWSEEEIGDVVAFLKTLNDADAASAH; from the coding sequence ATGCACCTGCATTGCAGGAAAGGGACCGCCCGCAGGGCGGCCCTTTTTTTCCTGGTGGCCCTGTTCCTGGCGGGCTGCAGCCGGCAGCCCACCCCGCCCTCCGACAAGGAGATCGCGGCGCTCGGCAAGCTGGCGTTCTTCGATGCGTCGCTGTCGGCGTCGGGCAAGCAGTCGTGCGCCAGCTGCCACAGCCCGGAGCACGCCTACGGCCCGCCCAATGCGCTGGCCGTGCAATTGGGGGGCGCCGACATGAAGCACGCCGGCACGCGCGCCGTGCCTTCGCTGCGCTACCTGCGGCGCGTGCCGGTGTGGACGCACACCTATGCGAGCAGCTTCAAGGAGCGGCTGGAAGACGGCGACAACATGCCTTCGGGCGGCTACACCTGGGACGGCCGCTTCGACCGCCCCGCCGACCAGGCCGCCGCGCCGCTGCTGGACCCGAACGAGATGGCGAACGCCGACGCTGCCGCCGTCACCGCGCGATTGAGCAAGGCCGCCTACGCCGGGCGCTTCCGCGACGTGTTCGGCCAGGACATCTTCTCGCGCCCTGCCGACGCGCTGGCCGCGCTGGGCAAGGCGCTGGAACGCTTCCAGTTCGACGACGCGAGCTTCCAGCCCTTCGACAGCAAGTTCGACCAGGTGCTGGAAGGCAAGGCGCAGTTCAGCGTGGAGGAAGCGCGCGGCTTCGCGCTCTTCGCCGACCCGAACCGCGGCAACTGCGCCGCGTGCCACCTGGTCGACAAGGGCGCGGCCGGCGCGCACCCCACGCTCACGGACTACAACTTCCAGACGCTGGGCGTGCCGCGCAACCCGGAGATCCCGGCCAACGCCGCCCCGGACTACTACGACCTGGGGCTGTGCGGCCCGGCCCGCACCGACAAAGCGGACAACAAGTGGTACTGCGGCATGTTCCGCACGCCCACGCTGCGCAACGTCGCCACGCGCCAGGTGTTCTTCCACAACGGCCGCTTCCACACGCTGGACGAGGCGCTGCGCTTCTACGTGCAGCGCGACACCGATCCGCAGAAGTGGTACCCGCACCCGGGCGGCGAGCAGCAGTTCGACGACCTGCCACCGAAGTACCAGAGCAACGTGGATCGGCGGACCGCGCCAATGACGAACCGCAAGGGTGGGAAACCGGTTTGGTCTGAGGAGGAGATCGGGGATGTGGTCGCGTTCCTGAAGACCTTGAACGATGCGGATGCCGCGTCAGCGCATTGA
- a CDS encoding efflux transporter outer membrane subunit produces the protein MRAVRAVLSLVSCATAAALLAGCGTPVGPDYKIPPEAAVRQPGAAASFDHAVADSRQAQAAPLPPQWWRLYQDPALDALVRQALQHNTDLRQAEANLQRVQALQQGVHASEGVHASVSAAPVYGHVSGLSVLQKGYEPPADWLASAGLELSYELDLFGQVHRAIEAAEAGTGSAQAALDLARVNVAGGTARAYAQACAAGLRLRTAQHSIELQQEALDVAGRLQQAGRVGVVDVERARAQLQQLHAVVPSVQAQRQAALLQLQALVGAIPGDPAHPLPAAVADCAQPPVLAQALPVGDGAALLRRRPDLRQAERELAVATARIGVATGDLYPKIRLGLSTTSAGPLADFGGRDTLAWNVGPLISWTIPNTGAVQARIAEAEASTRGALAKFDGTVLTALRESETALDAYARELQRRAALAAAREASATVAEQARRLYRAGKTGYLESLDAERSLAASDAALADTQAQLADDQIRVFMALGGGWENEAP, from the coding sequence CTGAGAGCCGTGCGCGCAGTCCTTTCGCTCGTCTCGTGTGCCACGGCCGCGGCCTTGCTGGCGGGCTGCGGCACGCCGGTCGGCCCCGACTACAAGATCCCCCCGGAAGCCGCGGTGCGCCAACCCGGCGCGGCGGCTTCGTTCGACCATGCGGTGGCGGATTCGCGGCAGGCGCAGGCCGCGCCGCTGCCGCCGCAGTGGTGGCGCCTGTACCAGGACCCGGCGCTCGACGCGCTGGTTCGGCAGGCGCTGCAGCACAACACCGACCTGCGCCAGGCCGAGGCCAACCTGCAGCGCGTGCAGGCCTTGCAGCAAGGCGTCCACGCCAGCGAAGGCGTGCATGCCAGCGTTTCTGCCGCGCCGGTCTACGGCCACGTGTCGGGCCTCTCGGTGCTGCAGAAGGGCTATGAGCCGCCTGCCGACTGGCTTGCCAGTGCCGGCCTGGAGCTCTCCTACGAGCTGGACCTGTTCGGCCAGGTGCACCGCGCGATCGAAGCGGCCGAAGCCGGCACCGGCTCGGCCCAGGCCGCGCTGGACCTGGCGCGCGTCAACGTCGCCGGCGGCACCGCGCGCGCTTACGCCCAGGCTTGCGCCGCGGGCCTGCGGCTGCGGACCGCGCAGCATTCCATCGAGCTGCAGCAAGAGGCACTGGATGTGGCAGGACGCCTGCAACAGGCCGGCCGCGTGGGCGTCGTCGACGTGGAGCGGGCGAGGGCGCAGCTGCAGCAGCTGCATGCCGTCGTTCCCAGCGTGCAGGCGCAGCGCCAGGCCGCCCTGCTGCAATTGCAGGCGCTGGTGGGCGCGATCCCCGGCGACCCCGCGCATCCCTTGCCCGCCGCGGTTGCCGACTGCGCGCAGCCGCCCGTGCTGGCGCAGGCCTTGCCGGTGGGCGACGGCGCCGCGCTGCTGCGGCGCCGCCCCGACCTGCGCCAGGCCGAGCGCGAGCTGGCCGTGGCCACCGCGCGCATTGGCGTGGCGACCGGCGACCTTTATCCCAAGATCCGGCTGGGCCTGTCGACCACCAGCGCGGGCCCGCTCGCCGATTTCGGCGGCCGCGATACGCTGGCCTGGAACGTCGGCCCGCTGATCTCGTGGACCATCCCGAACACCGGTGCCGTGCAGGCTCGCATCGCCGAGGCTGAAGCCAGCACGCGCGGTGCGCTGGCCAAGTTCGATGGCACGGTGTTGACCGCGCTGCGCGAAAGTGAAACCGCGCTCGATGCCTATGCCCGCGAACTGCAGCGCCGCGCCGCGCTGGCCGCCGCGCGCGAAGCGTCCGCCACGGTGGCCGAGCAGGCGCGCCGCCTCTACCGCGCCGGCAAGACCGGCTACCTGGAAAGCCTGGACGCCGAGCGTTCGCTCGCCGCGTCCGACGCTGCGCTCGCGGACACGCAGGCCCAGCTGGCCGACGACCAGATCCGCGTCTTCATGGCGCTGGGCGGCGGCTGGGAAAACGAAGCGCCGTAG
- a CDS encoding FUSC family protein, with product MKLPLAGLAPITREELLFSCKCFAAAMLAMFIALWFGLPRPFWAMMTTYVVAHPLAGAVRSKAAYRFGGTLVGSAAAILLVGNLSNARELLMLALSLWMAGCLYLALRDRTPRSYVFMLAGYTAALIGFPSVDTPLQVFDTAIARVEEIGLGILCGSLVHTLVFPRSIAPVLLEMLDRTLRDTAQWLHDVLQPRREATTVDADRRRVAADITQLRMLSTHVPYDTSHLRWTAGALSAMQDGAAALAPVLSAVEDRLQALRDAQQGVLDEDIAALVESVDRWVREPTQDDADTLLAAIRALPGEGGDDWQRALRIGLAQRLEELVVGWRQCAELRAAIDRGLRGEPAAAQVRALGNHVLHYDRGMAVLSAFSTVLAVLACCAFWILTGWPSGAAMPMMAAVFCMLFSTLDDPVPAINGFLKGTLWSVPLAALYVLVAMPLMHDFGMVVLLCAPAFVLLGCFVPRTTPGNQAMPIIFGVAGALAMHDTANADLVSFANSMVGQVLGTVAAAQVTALVRSVSADWSARRIQRATWQELGELAAGPRRRAAGDAYAVRMLDRIGLLAPRIAQAKGPVAPGAAQDALHDLRTGADIVALQRARAGLPPSSADAVLAAVAALFRARATSSDARVLLPQLDGALHAALDSSDESAERRRAISALVGLRRNLCPDAPAVLAGAPLQGEPA from the coding sequence ATGAAGCTGCCGCTGGCCGGGCTCGCGCCCATCACGCGCGAGGAGTTGCTGTTTTCCTGCAAGTGCTTTGCCGCCGCCATGCTGGCGATGTTCATCGCGCTGTGGTTCGGGCTGCCGCGGCCCTTCTGGGCGATGATGACCACCTACGTGGTGGCGCATCCGCTGGCAGGCGCCGTGCGCTCCAAGGCCGCCTACCGCTTCGGCGGCACGCTGGTGGGCAGCGCCGCGGCGATCCTGCTGGTGGGCAACCTGTCCAATGCGCGCGAACTGCTGATGCTGGCGCTGTCGCTCTGGATGGCCGGCTGCCTGTACCTGGCATTGCGCGACCGCACGCCGCGTTCCTACGTCTTCATGCTCGCGGGCTACACCGCGGCGCTGATCGGCTTCCCCTCGGTCGACACGCCGCTGCAAGTCTTCGACACCGCCATCGCCCGGGTGGAGGAGATCGGCCTCGGCATCCTGTGCGGCTCGCTCGTGCACACGCTGGTGTTCCCGCGCTCCATCGCGCCCGTGCTGCTGGAGATGCTGGATCGCACGCTGCGCGACACCGCGCAATGGCTGCACGACGTGCTGCAGCCCCGGCGCGAGGCGACGACCGTGGATGCCGACCGCCGCCGCGTTGCCGCCGACATCACGCAACTGCGCATGCTCTCCACGCACGTTCCCTACGACACCAGCCACCTGCGCTGGACGGCAGGTGCACTGAGCGCGATGCAGGACGGGGCCGCGGCCCTGGCGCCGGTCCTCTCCGCCGTGGAAGACCGGCTGCAAGCCCTGCGCGACGCGCAGCAGGGCGTGCTCGATGAAGACATCGCCGCGCTCGTCGAGAGCGTGGACCGTTGGGTGCGCGAGCCGACGCAGGACGATGCCGACACGCTGCTGGCCGCCATCCGCGCGCTGCCCGGCGAAGGCGGCGACGACTGGCAGCGCGCGCTGCGCATCGGCCTGGCGCAGAGGCTGGAAGAACTGGTCGTGGGCTGGCGCCAATGCGCCGAATTGCGCGCGGCCATCGACCGCGGCCTGCGCGGCGAGCCGGCCGCGGCGCAGGTGCGGGCGCTGGGCAACCACGTGCTGCACTACGACCGCGGCATGGCGGTGCTGTCGGCCTTCTCCACCGTGCTCGCGGTGCTGGCGTGCTGCGCTTTCTGGATCCTCACCGGCTGGCCCAGCGGCGCCGCGATGCCGATGATGGCGGCGGTCTTCTGCATGCTGTTCTCCACGCTGGACGACCCGGTGCCGGCCATCAACGGCTTCCTCAAGGGCACGCTGTGGTCGGTGCCGTTGGCCGCCTTGTACGTGCTGGTCGCCATGCCGCTGATGCACGACTTCGGCATGGTGGTGCTGCTGTGCGCGCCGGCCTTTGTGCTCCTCGGCTGCTTCGTCCCGCGCACCACGCCGGGCAACCAGGCCATGCCCATCATCTTCGGCGTGGCCGGCGCGCTGGCCATGCACGACACCGCCAACGCCGACCTCGTGAGCTTCGCCAATTCGATGGTGGGCCAGGTGCTCGGCACCGTGGCCGCGGCGCAGGTGACGGCGCTGGTGCGTTCCGTCAGCGCCGACTGGTCGGCCCGGCGCATCCAGCGCGCCACCTGGCAGGAGCTGGGCGAGCTGGCGGCCGGCCCGCGCCGGCGCGCGGCCGGTGACGCCTATGCCGTGCGCATGCTGGATCGCATCGGCCTGCTGGCGCCGCGCATCGCGCAGGCCAAGGGGCCGGTGGCGCCGGGCGCCGCGCAGGACGCACTGCACGACCTGCGCACCGGCGCCGACATCGTGGCCCTGCAGCGCGCCCGTGCGGGCCTGCCGCCATCCAGCGCTGATGCCGTGCTGGCTGCCGTCGCCGCGCTGTTCCGCGCGCGGGCTACATCTTCCGATGCGCGTGTGCTGCTGCCGCAACTCGATGGCGCGCTGCATGCCGCCCTGGATTCAAGCGACGAGAGCGCCGAGCGCCGCCGCGCCATCTCCGCGCTGGTGGGCCTGCGCCGCAACCTCTGTCCCGATGCGCCGGCCGTGCTGGCCGGCGCGCCCCTGCAAGGAGAACCCGCGTGA
- a CDS encoding efflux RND transporter periplasmic adaptor subunit — MTSTTLAAPGRMTQALRALVTLAVVAAAAWAVLRLWDHYELAPWTRDGRVRANVVQIAPDVSGLVNEVAVHDNQAVHAGDTLFAVDRARYELAVRQAEAAVAAQRVVLAQAQRENQRNTGLGTLISQEAREQTAMRVDQARAAVAQGELAVASARLNLQRAQVKAPVAGIVTNLDLRAGGYASAGRPVLALVDTQSLYVEGYFEETKLQRIRIGDRVRIQPMGSSRAIGGTVDSIAAGIADRDRSTSADLLPNVNPTFNWVRLAQRVPVRVRLDALPSDLRLVSGETVTVEVVQGTRS, encoded by the coding sequence ATGACATCCACCACCCTCGCGGCCCCGGGCCGCATGACGCAGGCCCTGCGCGCCCTCGTGACCCTGGCCGTCGTGGCCGCGGCCGCCTGGGCCGTGCTGCGCCTGTGGGACCACTACGAGCTCGCGCCGTGGACGCGCGACGGCCGCGTGCGCGCGAACGTGGTGCAGATCGCCCCCGACGTGTCGGGCCTCGTCAACGAAGTGGCCGTGCACGACAACCAGGCCGTGCATGCGGGCGACACGCTGTTCGCGGTCGACCGCGCCCGCTACGAGCTGGCGGTGCGCCAGGCCGAAGCCGCGGTGGCCGCGCAGCGCGTGGTGCTGGCCCAGGCGCAGCGCGAGAACCAGCGCAACACCGGCCTCGGCACCTTGATCTCGCAGGAAGCCCGCGAGCAGACCGCGATGCGCGTGGACCAGGCGCGCGCCGCCGTGGCGCAGGGCGAACTGGCCGTGGCCTCGGCGCGCCTGAACCTGCAGCGCGCGCAGGTGAAGGCGCCGGTGGCCGGCATCGTCACCAACCTCGACCTGCGCGCGGGCGGCTACGCCAGCGCGGGCCGGCCGGTGCTGGCGCTGGTGGACACGCAATCGCTCTACGTCGAAGGCTACTTCGAGGAAACCAAGCTGCAGCGCATCCGCATCGGCGACCGCGTGCGCATCCAGCCCATGGGCAGCAGCCGCGCGATCGGCGGCACCGTCGACAGCATCGCGGCCGGCATCGCCGACCGCGACCGCTCCACCAGCGCCGACCTGCTGCCCAACGTCAACCCCACCTTCAACTGGGTGCGGCTCGCGCAGCGCGTGCCGGTGCGGGTGCGGCTGGACGCGCTGCCGTCCGACCTGCGCCTGGTGTCCGGCGAGACGGTGACGGTGGAAGTGGTGCAAGGCACGAGGAGCTGA